The Heyndrickxia vini genome contains a region encoding:
- a CDS encoding ABC transporter ATP-binding protein: MIINMNNVCWKRGENWILKNLSWDVKEKEHWCILGLNGSGKTTLLNMINGYIWPTKGEVNVLGNTFGRTDLRELRKSIGWVSSSLQQRLPDEEIVVNIVLSGKFASIGLYDQANPQDYEKVNDLLTLLDCQHLRNRMYQTLSQGERQRILIARALMATPKLLILDEPCTGLDIIAREQLLQLIETLANQPDGPTLIYVTHHVEEILPSFQKALFLKNGEQFASGNTIDLLTEKRLSEFYSTPISITKNLDRTWLSFKGNLITNA, encoded by the coding sequence ATGATTATTAATATGAACAACGTATGCTGGAAACGCGGGGAAAACTGGATTTTAAAAAATCTATCTTGGGATGTCAAAGAAAAAGAACATTGGTGTATTCTTGGTCTTAACGGATCTGGTAAAACGACTCTCCTTAATATGATTAATGGCTATATTTGGCCGACAAAAGGAGAAGTGAATGTATTAGGGAACACATTTGGTCGTACCGATCTTCGAGAACTTCGAAAATCAATTGGATGGGTAAGCTCTTCATTACAACAGCGATTGCCTGATGAGGAAATAGTCGTAAATATCGTATTGAGCGGCAAATTTGCAAGCATCGGTTTATATGATCAAGCAAACCCACAAGACTATGAAAAAGTGAATGATCTACTAACATTGCTAGATTGCCAGCATTTAAGAAATCGAATGTATCAAACATTATCCCAAGGGGAACGCCAACGTATACTAATCGCAAGAGCTTTAATGGCCACACCAAAATTACTTATATTAGATGAACCATGTACAGGACTGGATATCATTGCTCGGGAACAGCTTTTACAATTGATTGAAACATTAGCGAATCAACCAGATGGTCCTACTTTGATCTATGTCACGCATCATGTTGAAGAAATTCTCCCTTCCTTTCAAAAAGCTTTATTCTTAAAAAATGGTGAACAATTTGCCTCCGGTAATACAATTGACCTATTAACTGAAAAAAGATTATCGGAATTCTATAGTACACCTATTTCTATTACAAAGAATCTTGATCGGACTTGGTTGTCATTTAAAGGGAATTTAATCACGAACGCATGA
- a CDS encoding histidine phosphatase family protein, which produces MKTIYLIRHCQAFGQEMDANLTEIGVKQSVELAEFFSTKNIDQIIASPFKRAVDSVVPLANMKKLRIVKDTRLTERVLSTTDQPEWFDMLRRTFDDIDLCFDGGESSRKAAKRAIDVITEIVEGPYDTTVVATHGNLLSLILNYFDNKYSFETWRDLTNPDVYQLDFDTNSINIKRIWK; this is translated from the coding sequence TTGAAAACGATTTACCTTATTCGACATTGTCAGGCATTTGGTCAGGAAATGGATGCGAATTTAACAGAAATAGGTGTCAAGCAATCTGTTGAATTAGCTGAATTTTTTTCTACTAAAAACATTGATCAAATAATAGCAAGTCCTTTTAAAAGAGCTGTTGATTCCGTAGTTCCACTTGCAAATATGAAGAAACTTAGAATCGTTAAAGATACACGTTTAACTGAGAGGGTACTTAGTACAACTGATCAACCCGAATGGTTTGACATGCTAAGAAGAACGTTTGATGATATAGATCTTTGCTTTGATGGCGGGGAATCAAGTAGAAAGGCTGCAAAGCGTGCGATCGATGTAATAACAGAGATAGTAGAAGGACCATATGACACGACCGTAGTTGCAACACATGGGAATTTATTATCCTTAATATTAAATTATTTTGATAACAAGTATTCCTTTGAAACATGGCGGGATTTGACGAATCCAGATGTTTATCAATTGGATTTTGATACCAATTCAATTAATATTAAGAGAATTTGGAAATAG